One window of the Micropterus dolomieu isolate WLL.071019.BEF.003 ecotype Adirondacks linkage group LG08, ASM2129224v1, whole genome shotgun sequence genome contains the following:
- the LOC123975645 gene encoding trace amine-associated receptor 13c-like, producing MMQNLEEAELCFPQLLNTSCKKHIRPRAEAMFIYVVLSSISLLTVVLNLLVIISISHFRQLHTPTNLLLLSLAVSDFLVGLLLMPFQILLTEPCWLLGDLFCTLCYLINFITICSSAVTMVLISFDRYVAICDPLHYHTKITAKRVKICVYLCWGYSVFYNVFFLYDHLIQPGKYNSCYGECLVNLIGVVDLLFSFIIPISAIIIMYVRVFAVAVSQARAMRSHIRAVTLKRSATVTARKSEMKAARSLGVVVAVFLMCYCPFYCVYLSGNDLVISPSSELLMVSLLILNSCLNPVILAFFYPWFRKSVKLIVTFEILQPHSCGANIM from the exons aTGATGCAGAACCTGGAGGAAGCTGAACTCTGCTTTCCACAACTCCTCAACACCTCCTGCAAGAAGCATATTCGCCCTCGGGCTGAGGCAATGTTCATTTACGTTGTGctgtcctccatctctctgctcACTGTGGTTCTCAACCTGCTGGTCATCATCTCCATCTCCCACTTCAG GCAGCTCCACACCCCCaccaacctcctcctcctctctctggctgtctCAGACTTTCTCGTGGGCCTCCTTTTGATGCCGTTTCAAATCCTGTTAACAGAGCCCTGCTGGCTCCTGGGTGACCTGTTTTGTACTCTGTGTTATCTTATAAACTTCATCACTATTTGTTCCTCAGCCGTTACCATGGTGCTCATATCATTTGACCGTTATGTGGCTATCTGTGACCCTCTGCACTACCACACCAAAATCACTGCAAAGAgagttaaaatctgtgtttacCTGTGTTGGGGTTACTCTGTTTTCtacaatgttttctttttatatgaTCACCTAATACAACCAGGCAAGTATAATTCCTGCTATGGAGAATGTTTGGTTAACCTAATAGGAGTTGTTGACCTCCTTTTCAGCTTTATCATTCCCATCAGTGCCATCATCATTATGTATGTAAGAGTGTTTGCAGTGGCTGTGTCTCAGGCTCGTGCCATGCGCTCTCATATTAGAGCAGTCACACTGAAGCGTTCAGCGACTGTAACAGCTAGGAAATCTGAGATGAAAGCAGCCAGGAGtcttggtgttgttgttgctgtgtttctCATGTGTTACTGTCCATTTTACTGTGTGTATCTCTCAGGCAATGACCTCGTAATCAGTCCTTCATCTGAGCTTCTTATGGTTTCTCTGTTAATTTTGAACTCCTGTCTAAACCCTGTGATTTTAGCCTTTTTCTACCCCTGGTTTAGAAAATCTGTTAAACTCATTGTTACATTTGAGATACTGCAGCCTCACTCCTGTGGGGCCAACATAATGTAG